Proteins found in one Marinitoga litoralis genomic segment:
- a CDS encoding PfkB family carbohydrate kinase, producing the protein MTNREKEILELIKLNPFITQEEIASKLRIARSSVAIHITNLMKKGYILGRGYIVNENKYVVVIGGSNIDITGYPKNKILHRDSNPGYVNLSLGGVGRNIAENVSRLDIHVKLITALGNDIYGQKIINHSKNLGIDISNSLFSTINPTSTYLAILNENRDMEIAISHMDICDEITADFLNTKSNIIKNSSLIILDTNIPKESIKYILDYYDIPVFVDPVSASKTHKIKDIIGKFHTIKPNLLEAEILTDIKINNENDAKKACEKLLSKGVKQVFLTMGGKGVISANENEMIIKIPPKIEIKNATGAGDAFIAALAYGYLNDFDLNKMTSFAIASSIIALQSEETISKDLNIENINKIIKEMKIC; encoded by the coding sequence ATGACAAATAGGGAAAAAGAAATTTTAGAACTAATTAAATTAAATCCGTTTATTACGCAAGAAGAAATTGCTTCAAAATTAAGAATTGCTAGATCATCTGTAGCAATACACATTACAAATTTAATGAAAAAAGGGTATATTTTAGGAAGAGGATATATTGTTAATGAAAATAAATATGTAGTAGTTATAGGTGGATCAAATATAGACATTACGGGATATCCTAAAAATAAAATATTGCATAGGGATTCTAATCCAGGATATGTAAATTTATCTCTTGGTGGTGTTGGCAGAAATATTGCAGAAAATGTTTCTAGATTGGATATTCATGTAAAATTAATAACAGCATTAGGGAATGATATATATGGTCAAAAAATAATCAATCATTCTAAAAATCTTGGAATAGATATAAGTAATTCGTTATTTTCTACAATAAATCCAACATCTACATATTTAGCTATACTAAATGAAAATAGAGATATGGAAATAGCTATTTCTCATATGGATATATGTGATGAAATTACAGCAGATTTTTTAAATACTAAAAGTAATATTATAAAAAATAGTAGTTTAATTATTTTAGATACAAATATTCCAAAAGAAAGTATTAAATACATTTTAGATTATTATGACATTCCAGTATTTGTAGACCCTGTTTCAGCTTCAAAAACTCATAAAATAAAAGATATTATAGGTAAATTTCACACAATAAAACCAAATTTACTTGAAGCAGAAATTTTAACTGATATTAAAATAAATAATGAAAATGATGCAAAAAAAGCATGTGAAAAGTTATTATCAAAAGGAGTTAAACAGGTATTTCTGACAATGGGAGGAAAAGGAGTTATCAGTGCAAATGAAAATGAAATGATAATAAAAATACCACCTAAAATTGAGATAAAAAATGCAACAGGAGCTGGTGATGCATTTATTGCTGCTTTAGCATACGGATATTTGAACGATTTTGATTTAAATAAAATGACTTCTTTCGCTATAGCATCTTCAATAATTGCTCTACAATCAGAAGAAACAATTTCTAAAGATTTAAATATTGAAAACATAAATAAAATAATAAAGGAGATGAAAATATGTTAA
- a CDS encoding dynamin family protein → MEIIDQKVISKKKEINDIIDDLSYILKDIKREENILDIKQRINEPYTFMIVGEVNSGKSSFVNALLKSPDLAKVSPQTCTDKINVIEYSDKPYEKDLIDKYTKYIGRPFEILKNIRIVDTPGTNSMIIEHEKITESFIPNADLIIFVFPANNIEAGTAWRFFEKIVQKYQKNVIIVLTMKDIAKEEQIKTNFENAKIRAKDKGKDVPVFVVSSDMEMAGKENSGFDEVRKFIIETVTGIKKEFGKLESLANQIVALLNDIREDIYNKKKNLLDQIEIIEDIERNIDISKKNSINEIELWIKIILENYRIISKRVKNKLEDEITVWKLLKRSFSKKENIRALEEEIKNMYISELLNTTKEISSERSSKFIENIKDMLNKNIDELKKLEKTIDLKNIFYDFGEQRKKMIENTISKIDEYIKNEKFINLVKEEKLKSVNSAVFSGTGLSALGIILMMSTQVSVFDITGGIITGLGLMTGTVFAALKKNTIIKKIEKSFDEGEEIIKNNLESNLYGVVELIYNDINTLFSNYEDNVLAEKDKLESLNDTIERYINRLKDFIRSLGG, encoded by the coding sequence TTGGAAATAATCGACCAGAAGGTTATATCAAAGAAAAAAGAAATTAATGATATTATTGATGATTTATCATATATATTAAAAGATATAAAAAGGGAAGAGAATATATTAGATATAAAACAACGTATTAATGAACCTTACACATTTATGATTGTAGGGGAAGTTAATTCTGGAAAAAGTAGTTTTGTTAATGCGCTTTTAAAAAGTCCTGATTTAGCCAAAGTTTCACCACAAACTTGCACTGATAAAATAAATGTGATCGAATATTCTGATAAACCATATGAAAAAGATCTAATTGATAAATATACAAAATATATAGGTAGGCCATTTGAGATTTTAAAAAATATTAGAATTGTTGATACTCCTGGTACAAATAGTATGATAATAGAACACGAAAAAATAACTGAATCATTTATACCAAATGCAGACTTAATAATATTTGTTTTTCCTGCAAATAATATTGAGGCAGGGACTGCATGGAGATTTTTTGAAAAAATTGTTCAAAAATATCAAAAAAATGTAATTATTGTACTTACAATGAAAGATATCGCAAAAGAAGAACAAATAAAAACAAATTTTGAAAATGCTAAGATCAGAGCAAAAGATAAAGGAAAAGATGTTCCTGTATTTGTTGTATCTTCAGATATGGAAATGGCAGGGAAAGAAAATTCTGGTTTTGATGAAGTTAGAAAGTTTATAATTGAAACTGTTACTGGTATAAAAAAAGAATTTGGTAAATTAGAATCACTTGCAAATCAAATAGTTGCATTATTAAATGATATAAGAGAAGATATATATAATAAGAAAAAGAACTTATTAGATCAAATAGAAATTATTGAAGATATTGAAAGAAATATAGATATTTCAAAGAAAAATTCTATAAACGAAATAGAATTATGGATCAAAATCATTTTAGAAAATTATAGAATTATTTCTAAAAGAGTTAAAAATAAGTTAGAAGATGAAATTACAGTATGGAAATTATTAAAAAGATCATTCTCAAAAAAAGAAAACATTAGAGCATTAGAAGAAGAAATAAAAAACATGTATATATCAGAATTATTAAATACTACAAAAGAGATTTCGTCAGAAAGATCTTCAAAGTTTATTGAAAATATTAAAGATATGCTAAATAAAAATATCGATGAATTGAAAAAATTGGAGAAAACTATTGATCTAAAAAATATCTTTTATGATTTTGGGGAACAAAGAAAAAAAATGATTGAAAATACAATTTCTAAAATAGACGAATATATAAAAAATGAAAAATTTATAAATTTAGTAAAAGAAGAAAAATTAAAATCTGTAAATTCTGCTGTATTTAGTGGGACGGGATTATCTGCATTGGGTATTATATTAATGATGTCTACACAAGTATCTGTTTTTGATATTACAGGTGGAATAATAACAGGCTTAGGATTAATGACAGGCACTGTTTTTGCTGCATTAAAGAAAAATACTATTATTAAGAAAATTGAAAAAAGTTTTGATGAGGGTGAAGAGATAATAAAAAATAACTTGGAATCTAATCTATATGGTGTAGTAGAATTAATATACAATGATATAAATACATTATTTTCTAATTATGAAGATAATGTATTAGCTGAAAAAGATAAATTAGAAAGTTTAAATGATACTATTGAAAGATATATTAATAGATTAAAAGATTTTATTAGATCGTTGGGGGGATAG
- a CDS encoding 1-phosphofructokinase family hexose kinase: MIFTLTMNPCLDRYIYVDELIPDDTIRAKKIVDYPAGKGIDVSRVIKELGGVSVAVSLLGGHNGRRIEEMLDEEGVIYSSIRVSFETRMNIILEEKTQYRISMPGEKVKREKLQKVFDVLNSLVRKGDTVIISGSLPKGVDPDYYTGLIFSLKQWGATVFFDADGNNLKAGLEAEPYCIKPNTHELSRLLNKEIDERDKISISKYAKETLENYNLREILVSMGKYGSVYVNWDEAYYAYPIKLEVKSAVGAGDSFLAGYVMKYEEDKLEAFRLANAAGNAAVLTPGTELCKKDDVERLLPKIKIEKL; this comes from the coding sequence ATGATATTTACATTAACAATGAATCCTTGTCTAGACCGATATATATATGTTGATGAATTAATTCCAGATGATACAATTAGAGCTAAAAAAATAGTTGATTATCCAGCTGGAAAAGGTATAGATGTTTCAAGAGTTATTAAAGAATTAGGTGGTGTTTCTGTAGCAGTTTCTCTTTTAGGAGGGCATAACGGAAGAAGAATAGAGGAAATGCTTGATGAAGAAGGGGTAATATATTCTTCTATTAGAGTGTCTTTTGAAACACGTATGAATATAATATTAGAAGAAAAAACACAATATAGAATTAGTATGCCAGGTGAAAAAGTGAAAAGGGAAAAATTACAAAAAGTATTTGATGTATTAAATTCTTTAGTTAGGAAAGGAGATACAGTGATAATATCTGGAAGTCTACCTAAAGGCGTTGATCCAGATTATTATACAGGATTAATTTTTTCTTTAAAACAATGGGGTGCAACAGTATTTTTTGATGCAGATGGAAATAATTTAAAAGCTGGACTTGAAGCTGAACCTTATTGTATAAAACCTAATACACATGAATTATCTAGATTATTAAATAAAGAAATTGATGAAAGAGATAAAATATCTATATCTAAATATGCAAAGGAAACATTGGAAAATTATAATTTAAGAGAGATTTTGGTTTCAATGGGGAAATATGGAAGTGTATATGTTAACTGGGATGAAGCATATTATGCTTATCCTATAAAATTAGAAGTAAAAAGTGCAGTAGGTGCTGGAGATTCTTTTTTAGCAGGATATGTTATGAAATATGAAGAAGATAAATTAGAAGCATTTAGATTAGCTAATGCAGCAGGTAATGCTGCAGTATTAACTCCTGGTACGGAATTATGTAAAAAAGATGACGTTGAAAGATTGCTTCCGAAAATAAAAATAGAAAAATTATAG
- a CDS encoding peroxiredoxin gives MGYLKYKIGDNVDFEIVETNGEIIKSNDLKGKWIVLYFYPKDNTPGCTTEAKDFTSLIDEFHKLNAEVIGISPDNVDKHKKFISKYDLKVKLGSDENKELLEKFGVWQLKKMFGKEYYGVARTTVLIDPEGKVAHVWEKVKVKGHAEEVLNKIKELQK, from the coding sequence ATGGGATATTTAAAATACAAAATTGGAGATAATGTGGATTTTGAAATTGTAGAAACAAATGGTGAAATAATTAAAAGTAATGATTTAAAAGGAAAATGGATTGTATTATATTTTTATCCTAAAGATAATACACCTGGATGTACAACTGAAGCAAAAGATTTTACATCTTTGATAGATGAATTTCATAAGCTAAATGCTGAAGTAATAGGAATTAGTCCCGATAACGTAGATAAACATAAAAAGTTTATTTCTAAATATGATTTAAAAGTTAAATTAGGTTCAGATGAAAATAAAGAATTATTAGAAAAATTTGGTGTATGGCAATTAAAAAAAATGTTTGGAAAAGAATACTATGGCGTTGCGAGAACAACTGTTTTAATTGATCCAGAAGGAAAAGTAGCACACGTTTGGGAAAAAGTTAAAGTTAAAGGTCATGCAGAAGAGGTTCTAAATAAAATAAAAGAATTACAAAAATAA
- the rlmD gene encoding 23S rRNA (uracil(1939)-C(5))-methyltransferase RlmD, whose product MSNICDVFGKCGGCTYLNINYDVQLKEKTDNILKILEDTLIEIKDYEGVISSPNIYHYRNKMEYSFGNEMKDGPLTIGLRGRGKFYDVYSAKTCKIAPKDFGKIIEFSEDFFKDLPFRNYRKHTGYLRHLVMRKGFKTNEILLNISTSSEDYHSHVEKWANEVLKLELEGKIVSIYHTITDAKSTVVKPDELKKLYGKDYFEEEILGIKFKVGPFSFLQTNTLGSEVLYSKVLDYIDENAKTGFDLYCGAGTITLLMAKKLEKVIGVEIVKEAVEAAKENAKDNNVNNVEFYLGDAKDIVKQLDEKLDTIVVDPPRAGLHKNVIDFIMENKFDNVVYVSCNPENFARDMIYLKDMYEIEKFVFVDMFPHTKHLESVAKLKRKI is encoded by the coding sequence ATGTCAAATATATGTGATGTTTTTGGTAAATGTGGTGGATGTACATATTTAAACATAAACTATGACGTTCAATTGAAAGAAAAAACAGATAATATACTTAAAATATTGGAAGATACATTAATAGAAATAAAAGATTACGAAGGAGTTATATCCTCACCTAATATTTATCATTATAGAAACAAAATGGAGTATTCTTTTGGAAATGAAATGAAAGATGGTCCGTTAACTATAGGATTAAGAGGAAGAGGAAAATTCTATGATGTATATTCTGCAAAAACTTGTAAAATAGCACCAAAAGATTTTGGGAAAATAATTGAATTTTCAGAAGATTTCTTTAAAGATTTGCCATTTAGAAATTACAGAAAACATACAGGTTATTTAAGGCATCTAGTTATGCGTAAGGGATTTAAAACAAATGAAATATTATTAAATATATCAACTTCTTCAGAAGATTATCATTCGCATGTCGAAAAATGGGCAAATGAAGTTTTAAAATTAGAATTAGAAGGAAAAATAGTAAGTATATATCATACAATAACAGATGCTAAATCTACAGTAGTTAAACCAGATGAATTAAAAAAGCTATATGGTAAAGATTATTTTGAAGAAGAAATATTGGGAATTAAATTTAAAGTAGGACCATTTTCTTTTTTACAAACAAATACTTTAGGATCCGAAGTATTATATTCTAAAGTATTGGATTATATTGATGAAAATGCAAAAACTGGATTTGATTTATATTGTGGTGCTGGTACTATAACATTATTAATGGCTAAAAAACTAGAAAAAGTAATTGGAGTTGAGATTGTAAAAGAGGCTGTCGAAGCTGCAAAAGAAAACGCTAAGGATAATAATGTAAATAATGTAGAATTTTATTTGGGTGACGCAAAAGACATTGTAAAACAATTAGATGAGAAATTAGATACTATAGTTGTAGATCCTCCAAGAGCAGGATTGCATAAGAATGTTATAGATTTTATAATGGAAAATAAATTTGATAATGTAGTATATGTATCTTGTAATCCAGAAAATTTTGCTAGAGATATGATTTATTTAAAAGATATGTATGAAATTGAAAAATTTGTTTTTGTTGATATGTTTCCACATACCAAACATCTTGAATCTGTAGCGAAATTAAAACGAAAAATTTAA
- a CDS encoding SRPBCC family protein, protein MKVSKSVYINSTKEKVWKVISDIENSSDIISGINKIEIVNKPKDGLIGLKWKETRTIFGKESTETMWITDSVENEYYKTRAESHGMIYISELKISEGGGKTKLTMNFYGETTNFFGKIMSFIFSKMMNKSTEKMILEDLNDIKNYIEENN, encoded by the coding sequence ATGAAAGTATCTAAATCAGTATACATTAATTCAACAAAGGAAAAAGTATGGAAAGTTATTTCAGATATTGAAAATTCGTCTGATATCATTTCAGGAATCAATAAAATTGAAATTGTCAATAAACCTAAGGATGGATTAATAGGATTAAAATGGAAAGAAACAAGAACAATTTTTGGCAAAGAATCAACAGAAACAATGTGGATCACTGATTCTGTTGAAAATGAATATTATAAAACTAGAGCTGAAAGTCATGGAATGATTTATATTTCTGAATTAAAAATCTCCGAAGGAGGTGGAAAAACAAAGCTAACTATGAATTTTTATGGTGAAACTACCAATTTTTTTGGAAAAATCATGTCTTTTATTTTTAGTAAAATGATGAATAAATCAACAGAAAAAATGATTTTAGAAGATTTAAATGATATAAAAAATTATATTGAGGAAAATAATTAG
- a CDS encoding DUF2975 domain-containing protein, with protein sequence MKFKILYLKSFIIGIIIFTLIISIFVIPSLIKEGIAFYSKNIIISFFVGIYLSIIPFLYSNIQVIKIINNISKNILFSEDTIKSLNKIKKSSFVFCVIYIFLFPIFYYLGEIDDAPGMILLGFIIILSSIFIYILMSVLIDELKNKL encoded by the coding sequence ATGAAGTTTAAAATTCTTTATTTAAAATCATTCATAATAGGTATTATAATTTTTACTTTAATTATTTCTATTTTTGTAATACCTTCTTTGATTAAGGAAGGTATTGCATTTTATTCAAAAAATATAATAATTTCTTTTTTTGTTGGCATATATTTATCTATCATTCCATTTTTATATTCAAATATTCAAGTAATTAAAATTATCAATAATATTAGTAAAAATATCCTTTTTTCAGAAGATACTATAAAATCTTTAAACAAAATAAAAAAATCATCTTTTGTTTTTTGTGTAATTTATATTTTCTTATTCCCTATATTTTATTATTTAGGAGAAATAGATGATGCGCCAGGAATGATATTATTAGGATTTATAATTATTTTATCTTCTATTTTCATATATATATTAATGTCTGTACTGATAGATGAGTTAAAAAATAAATTATAA
- a CDS encoding dihydrofolate reductase family protein: MGKIILNLAISIDGYIADENGGFDWIKGKESEMKTKEVFDFEKFIKEIDVIVMGSKAYEDTPEDSLILY; this comes from the coding sequence ATGGGAAAAATAATACTTAATTTAGCTATAAGCATCGATGGATATATTGCGGATGAAAATGGAGGTTTTGATTGGATAAAAGGTAAAGAATCTGAAATGAAAACTAAAGAAGTTTTTGATTTTGAAAAATTTATTAAAGAAATAGATGTTATCGTTATGGGTTCTAAAGCATATGAAGATACACCAGAAGATTCTTTGATACTCTATTAA
- a CDS encoding dihydrofolate reductase family protein: protein MLVLTNRNLKKRNNVKFINKDIIDKVIEYKKLGKNIWIYGGGKLATLFLKENIIDEYIFGIIPIILGKGIPLFVNNTPTINLKLMNYYIENDIVILKYEKYRK, encoded by the coding sequence ATTTTAGTTTTAACAAATAGAAATCTTAAAAAAAGAAATAATGTCAAATTTATTAATAAAGATATTATTGACAAAGTGATAGAATATAAAAAATTGGGTAAAAACATCTGGATATATGGGGGAGGAAAATTAGCAACCCTTTTTTTAAAGGAAAATATTATTGACGAATATATTTTTGGAATTATTCCAATTATACTAGGAAAAGGTATTCCACTTTTTGTAAATAATACTCCTACAATTAATTTAAAATTAATGAATTATTATATAGAAAATGATATTGTGATTTTAAAATATGAAAAATATAGGAAGTGA
- a CDS encoding rhomboid family intramembrane serine protease, whose product MFPIRDINPSSKKPVVTITLIIINVVIFTFEILLPQNVREEFIQFYGFIPTELTKSIVYGDNIIFNIFTIFTSMFLHGSFMHILGNMWSLWLFGDNVEDKLGHFKFLLIYLSSGFIASFTHYIFYSNSPIVTIGASGAISGVIGIYFILFPFAKIETLFLLLWIPFFVNIPSFIYIGLWFISQVFNGILTLIGPYYGAGVAWWAHIGGFLFGAYIAKRYKRKYVYYF is encoded by the coding sequence TTGTTTCCCATTAGAGATATTAACCCTAGTAGTAAAAAACCTGTAGTAACAATTACACTAATAATTATTAATGTAGTAATTTTTACTTTTGAAATACTTTTACCTCAAAATGTAAGAGAAGAATTTATTCAATTTTATGGTTTTATTCCAACAGAATTGACTAAATCGATTGTATATGGCGATAATATTATTTTTAATATATTTACAATATTTACCAGTATGTTTTTACATGGAAGTTTTATGCACATATTGGGAAATATGTGGTCTCTATGGTTATTTGGAGATAATGTAGAGGATAAATTAGGACATTTTAAGTTTTTACTAATTTATTTATCCAGTGGTTTTATAGCTTCGTTTACTCATTATATTTTCTATTCCAATTCTCCAATTGTAACTATAGGTGCATCTGGTGCTATTTCTGGAGTAATAGGAATATATTTTATTTTATTCCCATTTGCTAAAATCGAAACCTTATTCTTATTGTTATGGATTCCATTTTTTGTAAATATTCCATCATTTATATACATTGGATTATGGTTTATATCTCAAGTATTCAATGGTATCTTGACTTTAATAGGACCATATTATGGAGCTGGAGTAGCTTGGTGGGCTCATATAGGAGGATTCTTGTTTGGCGCATATATTGCTAAAAGATATAAACGAAAATATGTTTATTATTTCTAA
- a CDS encoding D-serine ammonia-lyase → MNYLEKIKKLKPVLWVNPNKINSKQALEKIDMKYDDILDAEERLKRFAPLIKKLFPETIDGIIESPLVEINNMKKELDKLYNYKLDGKLLLKCDNYLKVAGSIKARGGIYEVLKHAEKIAIDNNIIKLEDDYSILSDYKDLFSKYKIAVGSTGNLGLSIGIISSALGFQVDVHMSNDAKEWKKEILRSKGVNVIEYSDDYSKAVEEGRKQCLKDKNCYFIDDENSKDLFLGYAVAALRLKKQLDNLNISISDENPLYVYLPCGVGGAPGGITFGLKYVFGDNVHSYFVEPTHAPCMLLGLLTRKFNNIHVKDFGIDNITEADGLAVGSPSKLVSEIADMLIDGIYTIEDNELFKLLSLIKDAENIKLEPSSAASLKGPYIIKENGIHIAWATGGLLVPENIYNKMYERGKL, encoded by the coding sequence ATGAATTACCTAGAAAAAATTAAAAAATTAAAACCAGTATTATGGGTAAATCCAAATAAAATAAATTCAAAACAAGCTTTAGAAAAAATAGATATGAAATATGATGATATATTAGACGCTGAAGAAAGATTAAAAAGGTTTGCACCTTTAATAAAAAAACTATTTCCAGAAACAATTGATGGAATTATAGAATCGCCATTAGTGGAAATAAATAATATGAAAAAAGAACTTGATAAATTATATAATTATAAACTTGATGGAAAACTATTGCTAAAATGCGATAATTATTTAAAAGTAGCTGGGTCAATTAAAGCTCGTGGAGGTATATATGAAGTATTAAAACATGCTGAAAAAATTGCTATTGATAATAATATTATAAAATTAGAAGATGATTATTCAATTTTATCAGATTATAAAGATTTATTCTCAAAATATAAAATTGCTGTAGGATCCACTGGTAATTTAGGTTTATCAATTGGAATCATTTCATCTGCATTAGGTTTTCAAGTAGATGTGCATATGTCAAACGATGCTAAAGAATGGAAAAAAGAAATTCTGAGAAGTAAAGGTGTTAATGTAATAGAATATAGTGATGATTACTCAAAAGCAGTTGAGGAAGGAAGAAAACAATGCTTAAAAGATAAAAATTGTTATTTTATTGATGATGAAAATTCCAAAGATTTATTTTTAGGTTATGCAGTAGCTGCATTAAGATTAAAAAAACAATTAGACAATTTAAATATAAGTATTTCCGATGAAAATCCGTTATATGTGTATTTACCATGTGGTGTAGGTGGAGCACCTGGAGGCATTACCTTTGGGTTGAAATATGTTTTTGGAGATAATGTGCACAGCTATTTTGTCGAACCAACTCATGCGCCGTGTATGTTACTAGGTCTTTTAACAAGAAAATTTAATAATATACATGTAAAAGATTTCGGTATTGATAATATAACTGAAGCTGATGGTTTAGCTGTTGGTTCTCCATCAAAACTTGTATCAGAAATTGCTGATATGCTTATTGATGGTATATATACCATAGAAGATAATGAATTGTTTAAATTATTATCTTTAATAAAAGATGCTGAAAATATTAAATTAGAACCCTCTTCAGCTGCATCACTAAAAGGTCCATATATAATAAAAGAAAATGGGATTCATATAGCTTGGGCTACTGGAGGTTTACTTGTCCCAGAGAATATATATAATAAAATGTATGAAAGAGGTAAATTATAA
- a CDS encoding YdeI/OmpD-associated family protein, giving the protein MKKYNFIAEIKESKIGKGGAYIEFPYDVEKEFGKKGRIKVVAFFDGVEYRGSLVKMGTDCHILGIQKAIRKKINKDIGDNVEITLYEDTDERKIILNKLLENKLKENNLIEVFEKLSYSKKKEYNNLIENAKKEETKLKRLEKIISELKRG; this is encoded by the coding sequence ATGAAAAAATATAATTTTATTGCTGAAATAAAAGAATCTAAAATAGGAAAAGGTGGAGCATATATTGAATTCCCATACGATGTGGAAAAAGAATTTGGGAAAAAAGGAAGAATAAAGGTTGTAGCATTTTTTGATGGAGTTGAATATAGAGGATCACTAGTAAAAATGGGAACTGATTGTCATATTTTAGGTATTCAAAAGGCTATAAGAAAAAAAATCAATAAAGATATTGGAGATAATGTTGAAATAACTTTATACGAAGATACTGATGAAAGAAAAATAATTTTAAATAAATTATTAGAAAACAAATTAAAAGAAAATAATCTAATTGAAGTTTTTGAAAAATTATCTTATTCAAAGAAAAAAGAATATAATAATTTAATTGAAAATGCGAAGAAAGAAGAAACAAAATTAAAAAGACTAGAAAAAATAATTTCTGAATTAAAGAGAGGTTAA
- a CDS encoding TSUP family transporter, with the protein MNIDLIDKLTLFPLIFLAGFVDSIAGGGGLISLPAYLFIGLPSHNALATNKLSSSIGTTISTLRFAKGKAIIFEVGIFSVIFSFIGSFLGAKLALFLSDDILKIILAILIPLAAIFIMIRKPVKNENKEYDLSHIKTIILSSLIGLIIGMYDGFFGPGTGTFLIILYVSILSIDHVKASGTAKIVNLASNISALLTFIIGGKVIFSIGLPAALFGIAGNWIGSGLALKNGEKIIKPIMIIVLSLLFLKILSDIIF; encoded by the coding sequence ATGAATATAGATTTAATTGATAAACTAACATTATTCCCATTAATATTTCTTGCAGGATTTGTTGATTCTATAGCTGGTGGTGGTGGGCTAATATCTCTTCCAGCATATTTATTTATTGGGTTACCTAGTCATAATGCATTAGCTACAAATAAATTATCCTCTTCAATAGGTACGACAATAAGTACTTTAAGATTTGCAAAAGGTAAAGCGATAATATTTGAAGTAGGAATTTTTTCAGTAATCTTTTCTTTTATTGGCTCTTTTTTAGGAGCAAAATTAGCATTGTTTTTATCTGATGATATTTTAAAAATTATTTTAGCAATATTAATTCCTTTGGCTGCAATTTTTATTATGATTAGAAAACCCGTAAAAAATGAAAATAAAGAATATGACTTATCTCATATAAAAACAATTATTTTATCTAGTTTAATAGGACTAATTATTGGTATGTATGATGGTTTCTTTGGACCTGGTACTGGAACGTTTTTAATCATTTTATATGTTTCCATTTTATCTATAGATCATGTTAAAGCTTCAGGAACAGCAAAAATTGTTAATTTAGCTTCTAATATTAGTGCGTTATTAACTTTTATTATAGGTGGAAAAGTAATTTTTTCTATAGGTCTTCCGGCAGCATTATTTGGTATAGCAGGCAATTGGATAGGTTCTGGATTAGCTTTAAAAAATGGTGAAAAAATTATTAAACCAATAATGATTATTGTTCTATCTTTGTTATTCCTTAAGATATTATCAGACATTATATTTTAA